The genomic window ATCAGCAAGCACATGCCGCCGAATTGACGTAGCTGGCGGGGGCTGGGTTTCCAATTGGTTTCAAGCAGAGCCATGGCGGGTCAATCCAACTTAAATTGGGCAAGGTGTTGCTCGCGGAATTCATCCGTGGCTTGGGTGGTTTGCTGCGATTTGAGAATCACCTGACGGCCCAATACCAAAACGTCCATTTCGGTGGCCAGGAAGCAACGCAGCGCGTCCGCCGGCGTACACACGATCGGTTCGCTGCGAACATTAAAGCTGGTGTTGATCAGCACCGGGCACTGAGTCTTTTCGTGAAACTTGCTCATCAATAAGTGCAGCAGCGGATTGCGCACGCGATCGACCGTTTGTACGCGAGCCGAGTAATCCACGTGGGTGATGGCGGGCAAGCTGGAACGCACAAAATTCAGTTTGTCGATACCAAACGCATCTTCGTATTCGGAACCCAACGTCTTGCGGATGCAGTCATGCACCGGAGCGACGATCAGCATATACGGCGATTCCTGGTCGGCTCGCATCTGAAAGTATTGGTCGACGTATTCGCGCAAGACGATCGGAGCGAAGGGACGAAAGGATTCGCGGAACTTGATCTTCAAGTTCATCACCGACTGCATCTTTTCGCTGCGGGGGTCGCCCAGAATGCTGCGACCTCCTAACGCTCGGGGACCAAATTCCATCCGTCCCTGGAACCAGCCGATGACATTTTCTTCGGCGATCAATTCGGCAACCCGCTCACACAGTTCTTCGTCGCTGTCATAGCTGGTAAACACCGTCTCGGAATCTTCCAGCACGGACACGATTTCCTGATCGGAAAACGCGGGGCCCAGCAAGGAGCCGTGTTGCGAATCGGTTTTACCGACCGTTCGCGGTTTGTTCAGCAATTGGTGCCAGATGAACGTGGCCGTTCCCAGTGCGCCGCCCGCATCACCGGCGGCCGGTTGAATCCAAAGGTTTTCGAAGGGGCCTTCGCGGAGCACACGGCCGTTGGCGACACAGTTCAAGGCTACGCCGCCGGCTAACACCAAGTTTTTCATTCCGGTTTCTTTGTGCACGTGCCGAGCCGTCCGCAGCACGACTTCTTCGGTCACCGCTTGGACCGACGCGGCCAGGTCCATCTCTCGCTGAGTGACTTCGGATTCAGGCGGTTTGGCGGGACCACCAAACAGACGATGCATCTTCTCTGAGGTCATCGTCAAACCTTGGCAGTAATTGAAGTAGCTCATGTCCATTCGGAACGAGCCATCGTCCTTCAGATCCATCAGGTGTTCGAGGATCAAGTCTTTGTAGACCGGCTGTCCATACGGCGCCAGACCCATGACTTTGTATTCGCCACTGTTGACGCGGAAGCCGGTGTAGTAGGTAAAGGCGGAATACAGCAGGCCCAGGGAATGGGGGAACCGCAGTTCGTGACTGAGTTCGATCTTGTTGCCGCGGCCGACGCCGTAACAGGTCGACGACCATTCGCCCACGCCATCGAGCGTGAGGATGGCGGCTTCGTCGAACGGCGATGGAAAAAACGCACTGGCGGCGTGCGACTCGTGGTGATCGGTGAATACGAATCGCCCCTGGTAGCGATCTTGGAGACCGCGGCGGATTTCTCGAGGCAGGTGCAGTTTCTGCTTCAGCCACAACGGCATGGCTCGACGGAACGAGCGGTAACCGCTGGGCACAAAAGCCAGATAGGTTTCCAGTAACCGTTCGAACTTAGTGACCGGTTTGTCGTAGAACCCGACGTAGTCCAGGTCTTCGGGGTTCAGGCCGGCGGTTTCCAGACAGTACGCGATCGCTTTTTCGGGAAAGTTGAAGTCATGTTTCTTGCGAGTAAAACGTTCTTCCTGAGCCGCAGCCACGATGTCACCGTCGACCACCAACGCGGCGGCCGAGTCGTGATAGAAGGCGGAAATGCCGAGAATGTTGGTCATCGGGTGCGGTAACTCTGGGGCGAGACGGGCTCGGAAGGTCGCTGTTCGCTCCGCGAAAGCCGCGGTTTGGCATTCTTTCGCGGAGCGAAAGACGACCATGCTAAGGCGTTTTCATACACAGCGGTGATGCGGTGCGCGACGCTAGTTAATTCTAATCCACGATCTACAATCGCGTCACGAGCGGCGACCGTTCGCGAGCCAAAAACGCGGACGATGGCGGCGGCCAGGGCGTCCACGTCGCGGGGACACCGCTCGCAGCCCTGCACGCCGTCGAGCAACTGGTGGACGTCGCCCACCGGCACTCCGATCACCGCCGTATTGCAGGCCATGGCCTCCTTAACCACATTCGGCGAACCTTCGATCAAACTGGTCATCAGCATCGCATTGCAGGCATTCATGTAAAGCGCAACTTGATCGTGTTGGACGCCCCACAGCGGCAGCAATTCGATGCGGCGTTCCAGCAATCCGCTGGCAGCTTCGACGGCGGCTTTCGCCAAGGCGTGCCCTTTGCGGGGATTGTCGGGGCTGCCGGGAAACAGCACGATCGAGGCGTCGGCGGGCAGGCCCAGTTGGCGGCGGGCGTCGTCGCGATCGAGCGGGCGAAATACGTCCGTGTCCACTCCGTTGGGGATCACGTGCGCGTCGGTCGGTGCCAGGACATCGGCCATCTGCTGACTTTTGACGATTATCTGATCGGCCTTCGTCGCCAGCCGCCGATTGGCTCGGACCATCAGCTTGCTAAACCATTCCAAGTCGCCGCGAGCGTTGTACGGCGTGCCCAACAGGTCGTCGCCCATGAAGGAAATCACCAGCGGCGCATTGCTGCCGGACCACAGCGGAGCCCAGCGAGCCAGCCAACCGCAGTAGCCAAAATGAGCGTGGATCACTTCGGCACGCTTGGCCAGTCGCCGCAGACGCGGGATGACTTGTAAGTATTTCAGCTTGGGGATGCCTTGCATATCGACCACATCGATCGCATGACCCAACGCGCGCAGCGATTCGATCTGTCGCGCGCACGGTGCCATGCTGCCCGGGCAGTCGGCACGCGGTAGTTCTGGGCAGACCATCAGGATTCGCATCTTGAAGCCTCCGCCGTGACAGCCGGAATCCGATCGACTTCAGCCCGCGAGTAGGCTCCGCCGCGGACATACTGCGAATACCAAGACGCAAAGGTCAGCAACAACCAAATCCGATTCGCGTGATCGACGGTGCCGCGTTGATGTTCCGCCAGCGTTTGCCGTACCGTCTTGGGGTTAAACAATTCAGACGGTAAATCGGTGGCCAACGTGTCGTGGACAAATTCGCGCAAGCGGCCGCGGAACCAGTCACGCAGCGGAACGCTGAACCCTTGCTTGCCCTTGCGGATCGCACGCGGGGGCAGTTTGTCGGCCAGTACTTTTCGCAGGATGTGTTTGCCTTGTGAGCCGCTGATTTTGACAGACGTGGGCATCTGCGCGGCCAGTTCGACGACGCGGTGATCCAACAGTGGCGAGCGGACTTCCAAGGCATGCGCCATGCTCATCCGGTCTACCTTCACGAGGATGTCGTCTAGCATGTAGGACCGGATGTCGATTTCGGTCAACCGGCTGACCAGATCGCGATCGCTGTGCAGAATCTTCCAGTGCGCGTCCGGCATGTATTGCGAGCCCATGTAGTCCATGCTCGCCAGGGCGTCGTCGTTCAACAGGCAACGCAACTGGGGCACCGACCAGATCGACGTCTTGTCGCGGTAGGCTTGCAGGATCGGCAGCGAGCTGTCGCGGAGAACTTTGGCCACCCGCAGGGCTTGGAAATGCCGCCGTCCGGGCAGCACATGGGCAGCCGTGGTGGCGAGTGCCGGCAATACGTAGCGTCCCAGCCAGTAAGGCAAACGACGGCGGTACGCTTGTGCAAACAAAGCTCCGCGGTAGGACGAATAGCCGGCGAACAGTTCATCGCCTCCGTCGCCACTCAAAATCACCGTCACGTGCTGTCGGGCCAATTGCGAAATGTGGTAGGTCGGGATGGCCGAGGCATCGCCGAAGGGTTCGTCGCAATGCCGGATCACCGCTTGCAGCGTGTCGGCAAAACGGTCGCCCAGCTCGGCTTCGCTCAGACGCAACAGGTGATGTTCGGTGCCGTAATGCGCGGCCACGGCTTGGGCATCTTCCGACTCGTCCCATTCGTCGCGATCAAAACCGATCGTGAAGGTTTTAAGCGGCTTTAATCCCGCCGCGCTGGCGTAGGCCACGACCGCGCTGGAATCCAAGCCGCCGCTGAGGAATACGCCCAGCGGCACTTCGCTGTGCAACCGCAAGCGGACCGCTTCGGCCAAGCAGGCATCCAACCGTTCGGCCCATTCCGGTTCGCTGACCGTATCGTCAGGTTCGAAGCAAACGGACCAATAGGGGGCGATGCGGAACGTACCACGCTGCAAGTCGAAGACGCCGAAGTGGGCCGCGGGCAAACGCTGGATGCCTTCGTAGATGGTGTGCGGTTCGTGAATGTAGGCGAACTGCAAGAAGTGTCCCAGTGAGCGGTAGTCGGGACGACTTAATTCCGGCGCGTCGACAAGCAGCGATTTCATTTCCGAACCGAAGCTAAAACGATTGCCGCGGTGCGCGTAGAACAGAGGCTTCTTGCCCAAGCGGTCGCGGGCGATCAGTAACCGCTGCCGAGGGTGGTCCAGAATCGCCAACGCAAACATGCCCCGCAAATGGTGCAGGCAATCATCGCCATATTCCTCATACAAGTGCACGATGACTTCCGCATCGGATCCGCTGGAAAAACGATGGCCGCGTTGTTGCAGATCCCGACGGAGATCCGCGAAGTTGTAGATCTCGCCATTGCAAACCACGTGGATGTCGCCGCTTTCGTTGGACAGCGGTTGCTGACCACCGGCCACGTCAATGATGCTCAGCCGGCGCATACCGATCGCGACCCCCGGCTGCACATGGCAACCGAAGTCGTCGGGCCCGCGATGTTTGATCGCTTGGTTCATCGCTCGCACCGAACGCCCCAGGGCTTCGGTGGTTCGCGAAGGATCAAGGATCCCGGCTATGCCACACATGTTTTCTTACTTTCCTCTTCTCTTTAGGGCTTGTCCGCAAATAAGTTTGCCGATTAGCCGGAACACGCTAGCGTCCGGTTCCCGCAAAAACCGGGTGCTAACGCACTCCGGCTGATAGGCGATGAGGTAGTTTATTTGGAGCCAAGTCCTTAACGGACATGGATCACGTCGGTCGGATAGGCCTCGATGGGTTGTGGTTTGGTGCGGATGAAAGACACCACGGTGCGAAACGTACTGACCGCCCGCACGGCCACCGATAACGCGGCGCGGTGGAAGCTGCGTTTTTTGATCACCACGGCGAAGCCCAACAGCAACGCCAG from Roseimaritima ulvae includes these protein-coding regions:
- a CDS encoding carbamoyltransferase family protein, which translates into the protein MTNILGISAFYHDSAAALVVDGDIVAAAQEERFTRKKHDFNFPEKAIAYCLETAGLNPEDLDYVGFYDKPVTKFERLLETYLAFVPSGYRSFRRAMPLWLKQKLHLPREIRRGLQDRYQGRFVFTDHHESHAASAFFPSPFDEAAILTLDGVGEWSSTCYGVGRGNKIELSHELRFPHSLGLLYSAFTYYTGFRVNSGEYKVMGLAPYGQPVYKDLILEHLMDLKDDGSFRMDMSYFNYCQGLTMTSEKMHRLFGGPAKPPESEVTQREMDLAASVQAVTEEVVLRTARHVHKETGMKNLVLAGGVALNCVANGRVLREGPFENLWIQPAAGDAGGALGTATFIWHQLLNKPRTVGKTDSQHGSLLGPAFSDQEIVSVLEDSETVFTSYDSDEELCERVAELIAEENVIGWFQGRMEFGPRALGGRSILGDPRSEKMQSVMNLKIKFRESFRPFAPIVLREYVDQYFQMRADQESPYMLIVAPVHDCIRKTLGSEYEDAFGIDKLNFVRSSLPAITHVDYSARVQTVDRVRNPLLHLLMSKFHEKTQCPVLINTSFNVRSEPIVCTPADALRCFLATEMDVLVLGRQVILKSQQTTQATDEFREQHLAQFKLD
- the asnB gene encoding asparagine synthase (glutamine-hydrolyzing), which codes for MCGIAGILDPSRTTEALGRSVRAMNQAIKHRGPDDFGCHVQPGVAIGMRRLSIIDVAGGQQPLSNESGDIHVVCNGEIYNFADLRRDLQQRGHRFSSGSDAEVIVHLYEEYGDDCLHHLRGMFALAILDHPRQRLLIARDRLGKKPLFYAHRGNRFSFGSEMKSLLVDAPELSRPDYRSLGHFLQFAYIHEPHTIYEGIQRLPAAHFGVFDLQRGTFRIAPYWSVCFEPDDTVSEPEWAERLDACLAEAVRLRLHSEVPLGVFLSGGLDSSAVVAYASAAGLKPLKTFTIGFDRDEWDESEDAQAVAAHYGTEHHLLRLSEAELGDRFADTLQAVIRHCDEPFGDASAIPTYHISQLARQHVTVILSGDGGDELFAGYSSYRGALFAQAYRRRLPYWLGRYVLPALATTAAHVLPGRRHFQALRVAKVLRDSSLPILQAYRDKTSIWSVPQLRCLLNDDALASMDYMGSQYMPDAHWKILHSDRDLVSRLTEIDIRSYMLDDILVKVDRMSMAHALEVRSPLLDHRVVELAAQMPTSVKISGSQGKHILRKVLADKLPPRAIRKGKQGFSVPLRDWFRGRLREFVHDTLATDLPSELFNPKTVRQTLAEHQRGTVDHANRIWLLLTFASWYSQYVRGGAYSRAEVDRIPAVTAEASRCES
- a CDS encoding glycosyltransferase family 4 protein encodes the protein MRILMVCPELPRADCPGSMAPCARQIESLRALGHAIDVVDMQGIPKLKYLQVIPRLRRLAKRAEVIHAHFGYCGWLARWAPLWSGSNAPLVISFMGDDLLGTPYNARGDLEWFSKLMVRANRRLATKADQIIVKSQQMADVLAPTDAHVIPNGVDTDVFRPLDRDDARRQLGLPADASIVLFPGSPDNPRKGHALAKAAVEAASGLLERRIELLPLWGVQHDQVALYMNACNAMLMTSLIEGSPNVVKEAMACNTAVIGVPVGDVHQLLDGVQGCERCPRDVDALAAAIVRVFGSRTVAARDAIVDRGLELTSVAHRITAVYENALAWSSFAPRKNAKPRLSRSEQRPSEPVSPQSYRTR